One genomic region from Streptomyces sp. NBC_01431 encodes:
- a CDS encoding sensor histidine kinase, whose translation MATPGPLRRAYHWTAAHAPWSAWAWRNTTLVVAAVPLSVPSALALAYTFSNPKHIFRMLAFVLVLCPLLTALQRSRFWSLTGHDIPQIQWAERWYRWRGLVARLRAESTWRQYGYHLVISPLAAVGGALVVLGWVAGAVLALFYSWVWALPEEYRPMGWTKAFDVMTVCGVLLLIAMPWFAALVAGLDARAATVLLGPNRAKELERRVEDLAESRADILDAADLERRRIERDLHDGAQQRLVSLAMNLGIARATLTDLPPEARAVIDEAHREAKEAIEELSNLVRGLHPAVLEDRGLDAAISGIAARAPFPVELTVALAQRPSPTVEAVAYFVVSETLANVAKHARATRCSVQVRRRAELLTITVSDNGVGGADPAAGTGLLGLRKRVGSVDGTIRINSPLGGPTVITVELPCGL comes from the coding sequence ATGGCAACTCCCGGGCCGCTGCGGCGCGCGTACCACTGGACCGCCGCGCACGCACCGTGGTCGGCGTGGGCCTGGCGCAACACCACCCTCGTGGTGGCCGCCGTACCCCTGTCGGTGCCCAGCGCGCTCGCTCTCGCCTACACGTTCTCCAACCCCAAGCACATCTTCAGGATGCTGGCCTTCGTGCTTGTGCTGTGCCCGCTGCTCACCGCGCTCCAGCGCAGCCGCTTCTGGTCGCTCACCGGCCATGACATCCCGCAGATCCAGTGGGCCGAACGCTGGTACCGCTGGCGCGGGTTGGTCGCGAGACTGCGCGCCGAGTCGACCTGGCGGCAGTACGGCTACCACCTGGTGATCTCCCCGCTCGCCGCGGTCGGCGGCGCCCTGGTCGTGCTCGGCTGGGTCGCCGGGGCCGTCCTGGCCCTCTTCTACTCCTGGGTGTGGGCGCTGCCCGAGGAGTACCGGCCCATGGGCTGGACCAAGGCCTTCGACGTGATGACGGTGTGCGGCGTCCTGCTGCTGATCGCCATGCCCTGGTTCGCGGCCCTCGTCGCGGGGCTTGACGCCCGCGCCGCCACCGTCCTGCTCGGCCCCAACCGGGCCAAGGAACTGGAACGCCGGGTCGAGGACCTCGCCGAGAGCCGGGCCGACATCCTGGACGCCGCCGACCTGGAGCGGCGCCGCATCGAGCGGGACCTGCACGACGGCGCCCAGCAGCGCCTGGTCTCCCTCGCCATGAACCTCGGCATCGCCCGCGCCACCCTCACCGATCTGCCGCCCGAAGCACGGGCCGTCATCGACGAGGCGCACCGCGAGGCGAAGGAAGCCATCGAGGAACTCAGCAACCTGGTACGCGGGCTGCACCCGGCCGTCCTGGAGGACCGCGGCCTTGACGCCGCGATCTCCGGCATCGCGGCCCGCGCCCCCTTCCCCGTCGAACTCACGGTGGCGCTGGCCCAACGGCCCTCGCCCACCGTCGAGGCCGTCGCCTACTTCGTCGTCTCCGAAACCCTCGCCAACGTCGCCAAGCACGCCCGTGCGACGCGCTGTTCCGTCCAGGTCCGCCGCCGCGCCGAACTCCTGACGATCACCGTCAGCGACAACGGGGTGGGCGGCGCCGACCCGGCGGCCGGCACCGGACTGCTCGGTCTGCGCAAGCGCGTAGGGTCGGTCGACGGAACCATCAGGATCAACAGCCCCCTCGGGGGCCCGACCGTCATCACTGTGGAGCTGCCGTGCGGGCTGTGA
- a CDS encoding response regulator transcription factor — translation MRAVIAEDSVLLRIGLVKVLEMAGFEVAAEAGDAESLLTAVEEHRPTLALVDVRMPPGFTDEGVRAALMIRQQWPGTAVLLLSQYVEERYAADLLATQTGGIGYLLKQRVADVEEFVDALKRVAAGGTALDPQVVAQLLLRRGGGPDPLERLTPREREVLALMAEGRSNAGIAAELVVSESAVAKHINNIFAKLDLPVADGDHRRVLAVLRFLDGGPS, via the coding sequence GTGCGGGCTGTGATCGCCGAGGATTCGGTGCTGTTGCGGATAGGACTCGTCAAGGTCCTGGAAATGGCCGGGTTCGAGGTCGCCGCCGAGGCCGGGGACGCCGAGAGCCTGCTCACGGCCGTCGAGGAACACCGGCCCACACTGGCGCTCGTCGACGTCCGGATGCCGCCGGGCTTCACGGACGAGGGCGTCCGCGCCGCCCTGATGATTCGTCAGCAATGGCCGGGGACCGCGGTGTTGCTGCTCTCGCAGTACGTCGAGGAGCGGTACGCGGCGGATCTGCTCGCCACCCAGACCGGCGGCATCGGCTACCTGCTGAAGCAACGGGTCGCCGACGTCGAGGAGTTCGTGGACGCCCTCAAGCGCGTCGCGGCCGGCGGCACCGCGCTGGACCCGCAGGTCGTCGCCCAGCTGCTGCTTCGCCGCGGCGGCGGTCCCGACCCGCTGGAACGCCTCACCCCGCGCGAACGCGAAGTCCTCGCGTTGATGGCCGAAGGCCGCTCCAACGCCGGGATCGCCGCCGAACTCGTCGTCAGCGAGAGCGCGGTGGCCAAGCACATCAACAACATCTTCGCCAAGCTGGACCTGCCGGTCGCCGACGGCGACCACCGCCGGGTCCTCGCCGTCCTGCGCTTCCTGGACGGCGGACCGTCGTGA
- a CDS encoding DUF4097 family beta strand repeat-containing protein, protein MTATEQRGAAGPRGTAERPRHRAAWTITAIFAALFVVAPFGGSVLADALSRTEEYESPGNHVRHPVSAVEVDAGSAQITVTPGADNEVAMGGRLTWSMKRPKVERQWDGDTLKVHTRCNGFVDTYLQNCSIELNLTVPAGVRLKVVGGSGEIKVRDLAGPVDIKGGSGRIKVRGLKGTVKASVGSGELEAAQLASSEADLRAGSGTVDADFTVPPHRVKALAGSGAVSLTVPGPTRYRVEGGSGSGGRSIQQELTDDNSDRVLDVSSGSGSVTVGYPGW, encoded by the coding sequence GTGACCGCGACCGAGCAGCGCGGGGCGGCCGGGCCGAGGGGGACCGCCGAGCGCCCCCGCCACCGCGCGGCCTGGACCATCACGGCGATCTTCGCCGCGTTGTTCGTCGTGGCGCCCTTCGGGGGCTCGGTCCTGGCCGACGCCCTCAGCCGGACCGAAGAGTACGAGAGTCCCGGCAACCACGTGCGCCATCCGGTCTCCGCCGTCGAGGTGGACGCCGGGTCCGCCCAGATCACCGTCACCCCCGGCGCAGACAACGAGGTGGCGATGGGTGGTCGGCTCACCTGGTCGATGAAGCGCCCCAAGGTCGAGCGGCAGTGGGACGGCGACACCCTCAAGGTGCACACCCGGTGCAACGGTTTCGTGGACACCTACCTCCAGAACTGCTCGATCGAGCTCAACCTGACCGTCCCCGCCGGGGTCCGCCTGAAGGTGGTCGGCGGCTCCGGCGAGATCAAGGTCCGCGACCTGGCCGGACCGGTCGACATCAAGGGCGGCTCCGGCCGCATCAAGGTGCGCGGACTCAAGGGCACGGTCAAGGCCTCGGTCGGCTCCGGTGAACTCGAAGCCGCTCAACTCGCCTCATCCGAAGCCGACTTGAGGGCGGGATCCGGTACCGTCGACGCCGACTTCACCGTTCCGCCGCACCGCGTGAAGGCCTTGGCCGGATCGGGCGCCGTCTCGCTCACCGTGCCGGGGCCAACCCGCTACCGGGTCGAGGGGGGATCGGGATCGGGGGGTCGCAGCATCCAGCAGGAACTGACCGACGACAACTCGGACCGGGTCCTCGACGTCAGCAGCGGCTCCGGATCGGTGACGGTCGGCTACCCGGGCTGGTGA
- a CDS encoding TetR/AcrR family transcriptional regulator: MAMSTEPLTAERILVATEEVLRRHGPAKATVVDVARQLGVSHGSVYRHFRTKAALREAVTERWLNRSTDLLRAIATREDLASADVLHLWLSELFQAKLHKAGDDPELFQTYEVLLRENSRVVEEHIAELVDQLREIIQLGVSRGEFTIPYESPAVSARAVFDATGRFHDPVYAAEWSRPSIGEEFGAVVDLLLRGLKR; the protein is encoded by the coding sequence ATGGCCATGAGTACGGAACCACTGACCGCCGAGCGCATCCTGGTCGCGACCGAGGAGGTGCTGCGCCGCCACGGACCGGCGAAGGCCACGGTCGTCGACGTCGCGCGCCAGCTCGGCGTGAGCCACGGCAGTGTCTACCGCCACTTCCGTACGAAGGCCGCGCTGCGCGAGGCGGTGACCGAGCGGTGGCTGAACCGTTCGACGGACCTGCTGCGCGCCATCGCGACCCGCGAGGACCTGGCGTCGGCCGATGTGCTGCACCTGTGGCTGAGCGAGCTGTTCCAGGCCAAGCTGCACAAGGCGGGCGACGATCCGGAGCTGTTCCAGACGTACGAGGTATTGCTGCGGGAGAACAGCCGGGTCGTGGAGGAGCACATCGCGGAGCTGGTGGACCAGCTCCGCGAGATCATCCAACTCGGCGTCTCCCGGGGCGAGTTCACCATCCCGTACGAGTCGCCCGCCGTCTCGGCGCGGGCCGTGTTCGACGCCACCGGCCGCTTCCACGACCCGGTGTACGCGGCGGAGTGGTCGCGCCCGTCCATCGGGGAGGAGTTCGGGGCGGTGGTGGATCTGCTGTTGCGGGGGTTGAAGAGGTGA
- a CDS encoding aldo/keto reductase, with protein MRTRTLGTTGPRTSALGLGCMGMSALYGTADRGESIATIHAALDAGVTLLDTGDFYAMGHNEMLIGEALRSAPAAARERALTSVKFGALRDPEGGWSGYDGRPAAVKNFAAYSLQRLGVDHIDVYRIARVDENVPIEETVGAIAELVEAGHVRHVGLSEVGAATLRRAAAVTPISDLQIEYSLISRGIEDEILPTARELGIGVTAYGVLSRGLISGHFSPDRQLAAGDFRGMSPRFQGENLRHNLGLVEALRKIAEQKGVSVAQIAIAWVLSRGEDIVPLVGARRRDRLTEALGALDVDLSADDLAAIEAAVPAGAAAGDRYPAAQMAHLDSEH; from the coding sequence ATGCGAACCCGCACCCTCGGCACCACCGGCCCCCGCACCTCCGCACTCGGACTCGGCTGCATGGGCATGTCCGCGCTGTACGGAACGGCGGACCGCGGCGAGTCCATCGCCACGATCCATGCCGCGCTCGACGCCGGCGTCACACTTCTCGACACCGGCGACTTCTACGCGATGGGCCACAACGAGATGCTGATCGGCGAAGCGCTGCGCAGCGCCCCCGCCGCGGCCCGCGAGCGGGCGCTGACCAGCGTCAAGTTCGGTGCCCTGCGCGACCCGGAGGGCGGCTGGTCCGGGTACGACGGCCGGCCGGCCGCGGTCAAGAACTTCGCCGCGTACTCCCTCCAGCGCCTCGGCGTCGACCACATCGACGTCTACCGGATCGCCCGGGTCGACGAGAACGTGCCGATCGAGGAGACCGTCGGCGCCATCGCCGAGCTGGTCGAAGCCGGCCACGTACGCCACGTCGGGCTCTCCGAGGTCGGCGCGGCCACCCTGCGCCGGGCCGCCGCGGTGACCCCGATCTCGGACCTCCAGATCGAGTACTCGCTGATCTCGCGCGGCATCGAGGACGAGATCCTGCCGACCGCCCGCGAGCTCGGCATCGGTGTCACCGCGTACGGGGTCCTCTCGCGCGGTCTCATCAGCGGGCACTTCTCGCCGGACCGGCAGCTGGCCGCGGGCGACTTCCGCGGCATGAGCCCGCGCTTCCAGGGCGAGAACCTCCGGCACAACCTCGGTCTGGTCGAGGCGCTGCGGAAGATCGCCGAGCAGAAGGGCGTCTCGGTCGCGCAGATCGCCATCGCCTGGGTGCTCTCGCGCGGTGAGGACATCGTGCCGCTGGTCGGCGCGCGCCGCCGGGACCGGCTGACCGAGGCGCTCGGCGCGCTGGACGTGGACCTCAGCGCCGACGACCTCGCTGCGATCGAGGCCGCGGTGCCGGCCGGCGCGGCCGCGGGCGACCGCTACCCCGCGGCCCAGATGGCCCACCTGGACAGCGAGCACTGA
- a CDS encoding DUF6243 family protein: MAKRNNLLGVGGQRKKVSRNGDQGSVQGSAVDRKAAVDKKEELLRKMRERANPTAESSES, from the coding sequence ATGGCTAAGAGGAACAACCTGCTCGGTGTCGGTGGACAGCGAAAGAAGGTGTCTCGCAACGGAGACCAGGGCTCGGTCCAGGGGAGCGCGGTCGACCGGAAGGCGGCCGTGGACAAGAAGGAGGAGCTGCTGCGCAAGATGCGCGAGCGCGCCAACCCCACGGCGGAGTCGAGCGAGAGCTGA
- a CDS encoding MFS transporter: MIGPLGLFTVLLGAALPLIDFFIVNVALPSMDSDLAAGPAMLELVVAGYGVAYAVLLVLGGRLGDMAGRRRLFLIGMAAFGLTSLACGLAPTAWTLVGARVAQGAAAALMMPQVLATIQATTQGPRRARAMSLYGATAGLSMVAGQILGGVLVAADVAGSGWRSVFLVNVPVAVLGLFLTARTVPETRSERPAGIDVPGTLLLAVSLVSLLLPLTEGRAAGWPLWTWVSLAVFPFAAVAFFMVERGADRRGQTPLVPPSLLELHSLRRGLVLVLPFSIGFSGFMFVIAVVLQQGLRMGPVAAGLALVPMALAFFAASLAGPRLIGRFGTRIVTAGGVLQAVGVALIALTVWRDWSGLTITELAPGVAIAGLGQGLQLPVLIRLMLSDVPADRAGVGSGVVVTTQQSALALGVATLGSLFLALAPTMGMRDALVITLLVQLGMIALTALLSLRLPRVMR; this comes from the coding sequence GTGATCGGCCCGCTCGGGCTGTTCACGGTACTGCTCGGCGCGGCACTCCCGCTGATCGACTTCTTCATCGTCAATGTCGCGCTGCCCTCGATGGACAGCGACCTCGCGGCGGGCCCGGCCATGCTGGAGCTGGTCGTGGCCGGATACGGCGTCGCCTACGCCGTCCTGCTCGTGCTCGGCGGACGCCTCGGCGACATGGCGGGCCGGCGCCGGCTGTTCCTGATCGGGATGGCGGCCTTCGGCCTCACCTCACTCGCCTGCGGCCTCGCGCCCACCGCCTGGACGCTGGTCGGGGCGCGGGTGGCACAGGGTGCCGCGGCCGCACTGATGATGCCGCAGGTGCTCGCCACCATCCAGGCCACCACCCAGGGCCCGCGCCGGGCCAGGGCGATGAGCCTGTACGGGGCGACCGCGGGCCTGTCCATGGTGGCCGGCCAGATACTCGGCGGCGTACTGGTCGCGGCCGATGTGGCCGGCTCCGGCTGGCGCTCGGTGTTCCTGGTGAACGTGCCGGTCGCCGTCCTCGGCCTGTTCCTCACGGCCCGTACGGTTCCGGAGACCCGCTCGGAACGCCCGGCCGGCATCGACGTGCCCGGCACGCTGCTCCTCGCGGTCTCCCTCGTCTCGCTGCTGCTTCCGCTGACCGAGGGGCGGGCGGCGGGCTGGCCGCTGTGGACCTGGGTCTCGCTTGCCGTGTTCCCCTTCGCGGCTGTCGCATTCTTCATGGTGGAGCGGGGTGCGGACCGGCGCGGGCAGACTCCGCTGGTGCCGCCGAGCCTGCTCGAACTGCATTCGCTGCGGCGCGGTCTGGTCCTGGTGCTGCCGTTCTCGATCGGCTTCAGCGGCTTCATGTTCGTGATCGCCGTGGTGTTGCAGCAGGGCCTGCGGATGGGGCCGGTGGCCGCCGGTCTCGCCCTGGTGCCGATGGCGCTCGCCTTCTTCGCCGCCTCGCTCGCCGGGCCCCGGCTCATCGGCCGGTTCGGCACCCGGATCGTGACGGCGGGCGGGGTGCTCCAGGCGGTGGGCGTGGCCCTCATCGCGCTCACGGTGTGGCGCGACTGGTCGGGCCTGACGATCACCGAACTCGCCCCCGGCGTCGCCATCGCCGGACTGGGCCAGGGTCTCCAACTGCCGGTCCTCATCCGGCTGATGCTCTCCGACGTACCGGCCGACCGGGCCGGGGTGGGCAGCGGAGTGGTGGTCACCACCCAGCAGTCGGCGCTCGCCCTCGGCGTCGCCACCCTCGGCAGTCTCTTCCTGGCCCTCGCACCAACGATGGGCATGCGCGACGCGCTCGTCATCACGCTCCTCGTGCAGCTCGGCATGATCGCGCTGACGGCTCTGCTGAGCCTGCGGCTGCCGCGTGTCATGCGGTGA
- a CDS encoding MmyB family transcriptional regulator yields MTTVAPASDVRRHELAEFLRSRRERITPEQVGLPRGRRRRTPGLRREEVAQLSAVGVTWYTWLEQARDIQVSPQVLDALARALLLDSSERSHLFALAGALDPAPNTACPSVTPALRAMLDQLGPIPACVQNSRYDILAYNKTYGRLLCDLDALPPEDRNCLWLAFTNDDWRGSVVDVAETNRVMAAKFRASMAEHLAEPAWKALLARLENASPEFREIWARHEVVGQSGKLKYLRNTHVGLLYVEHSNLWLGPSAGPRLVTYVPVDEESRQRLEELQELAESGQALASAGV; encoded by the coding sequence ATGACCACTGTGGCCCCGGCGAGCGATGTCCGCCGCCATGAGCTGGCGGAATTCCTGCGCAGCCGACGCGAACGCATCACCCCCGAGCAGGTCGGCCTCCCACGCGGCAGGCGCCGGCGCACCCCGGGCCTGCGCCGCGAGGAGGTCGCCCAGCTCTCCGCCGTCGGTGTCACCTGGTACACCTGGCTGGAGCAGGCCCGCGACATCCAGGTTTCTCCGCAGGTCCTGGACGCGCTGGCGCGCGCCCTGCTGCTCGACTCCAGCGAGCGCAGCCACCTCTTCGCGCTGGCGGGCGCGCTCGACCCGGCGCCGAACACGGCCTGCCCGAGCGTGACCCCGGCGCTGCGCGCGATGCTCGACCAGCTGGGGCCGATTCCGGCCTGCGTCCAGAACAGCCGGTACGACATCCTCGCGTACAACAAGACCTACGGGCGGCTGCTCTGCGATCTCGACGCGCTGCCGCCCGAGGACCGCAACTGCCTGTGGCTGGCCTTCACCAACGACGACTGGCGGGGCTCGGTCGTCGACGTCGCCGAGACGAACCGGGTGATGGCCGCCAAGTTCCGCGCCTCGATGGCCGAGCACCTCGCCGAGCCGGCCTGGAAGGCGCTGCTGGCCCGGCTTGAGAACGCCTCGCCGGAGTTCCGCGAGATCTGGGCCCGGCACGAGGTGGTCGGCCAGAGCGGCAAGCTGAAGTACCTGCGCAACACGCACGTCGGCCTGCTGTACGTGGAGCACAGCAATCTGTGGCTCGGCCCGTCGGCGGGTCCGCGCCTTGTGACCTACGTGCCGGTGGACGAGGAGAGCCGCCAACGCCTGGAAGAACTCCAGGAGTTGGCGGAATCCGGTCAGGCGTTGGCGTCCGCGGGGGTCTGA
- a CDS encoding MFS transporter: protein MPEPTHRRRMLILAICCMSLLIVSLDNTVLNVALPSMQKELHAGVSGMQWTIDAYTLVLASLLMLSGSTADRIGRRRVFKAGLVLFTIGSVLCSLAPNLDSLVAFRMVQAVGGSMLNPVAMSIITNTFTDPRERARAIGVWGGVVGISMAAGPIVGGVLVESVGWRSIFWLNLPVGLLALFLTWRYIPESRAPKQRRPDPVGQLLVIALLGSLTYAIIEAPGSGWDSPQIVVFVVIALAALAGLLLYEPRRTEPLIDLRFFRSAPFSGATVIAVSAFAALSGFLFLNTLYLQNARGLSALNAGLYMLPMAALTFVCAPLSGRLVGSRGPRLSLLIAGIAMATSGVLFAAFDAQRTTALLFTGYVLFGLGFGMVNAPITNTAVSGMPRSQAGVAAAVASTSRQIGQTLGVAVIGAVLAGGMAGVASGGYADAFAGAARPAWWIITGCGLSVLCVGLATSGRWARASALRAAERHRAPVAQTPADANA from the coding sequence ATGCCCGAGCCGACCCACCGCCGACGGATGCTCATCCTGGCGATCTGCTGCATGAGCCTGCTGATCGTCAGCCTCGACAACACCGTCCTCAACGTTGCCCTCCCCTCCATGCAGAAGGAACTGCACGCCGGCGTCTCCGGCATGCAGTGGACGATCGACGCGTACACCCTCGTCCTCGCCTCGCTCCTGATGCTGTCGGGCTCCACCGCCGACCGGATCGGCCGGCGCAGGGTCTTCAAGGCGGGCCTCGTCCTGTTCACCATCGGCTCCGTACTCTGCTCGCTGGCCCCCAATCTGGACTCCCTGGTGGCCTTCCGGATGGTGCAGGCGGTCGGTGGCTCGATGCTCAACCCGGTGGCCATGTCGATCATCACCAACACCTTCACCGACCCCCGCGAGCGCGCCCGCGCCATCGGCGTCTGGGGCGGTGTCGTCGGCATATCGATGGCCGCGGGCCCGATCGTCGGCGGCGTCCTGGTCGAGTCGGTCGGCTGGCGCTCGATCTTCTGGCTCAACCTGCCGGTCGGCCTGCTCGCCCTCTTCCTGACCTGGCGCTACATCCCCGAGTCGCGCGCGCCCAAGCAGCGCCGCCCGGACCCGGTCGGCCAGCTCCTGGTCATCGCACTGCTCGGCTCACTGACGTACGCGATCATCGAGGCGCCCGGCTCCGGATGGGACTCGCCGCAGATCGTGGTCTTCGTCGTGATCGCGCTGGCCGCGCTCGCGGGGCTCCTGCTGTACGAGCCCCGGCGCACCGAACCCCTCATCGACCTGCGCTTCTTCCGCAGCGCCCCGTTCAGCGGCGCCACCGTCATAGCGGTGTCGGCGTTCGCCGCGCTCAGCGGGTTCCTCTTCCTCAACACCCTGTACCTCCAAAACGCCCGCGGCCTGAGCGCGCTGAACGCCGGGCTCTACATGCTGCCGATGGCCGCGCTCACCTTCGTCTGCGCGCCGCTGTCGGGGCGTCTGGTCGGCAGCCGGGGGCCGCGTCTTTCCCTGCTGATCGCGGGGATCGCGATGGCCACCAGCGGGGTGCTGTTCGCGGCCTTCGACGCGCAGCGCACCACGGCTCTGCTGTTCACCGGGTACGTCCTGTTCGGCCTCGGCTTCGGCATGGTGAACGCGCCCATCACCAACACCGCCGTCTCCGGAATGCCCCGCTCCCAGGCCGGCGTGGCCGCCGCGGTCGCCTCCACCAGCCGCCAGATCGGCCAGACCCTGGGGGTCGCGGTGATCGGCGCGGTGCTCGCGGGCGGCATGGCGGGCGTCGCGTCCGGCGGGTACGCCGACGCCTTCGCCGGGGCGGCCCGGCCCGCCTGGTGGATCATCACGGGCTGCGGTCTGAGCGTGCTGTGCGTGGGCCTCGCGACCAGCGGGCGGTGGGCGCGCGCCTCGGCGCTGCGCGCCGCCGAACGTCATCGGGCCCCGGTCGCTCAGACCCCCGCGGACGCCAACGCCTGA
- the dusB gene encoding tRNA dihydrouridine synthase DusB produces the protein MRDNEQMTTLSIGPYTVQPPVVLAPMAGITNAPFRTLCREFSGGKGLFVSEMITTRALVERNEKTMQLIHFDKTETPRSIQLYGVDPVTVGKAVRMIVDEDLADHIDLNFGCPVPKVTRKGGGSALPYKRPLLRAILHEAVSGAGDLPVTMKMRKGIDDDHITFLDAGRIAVEEGVTAIALHGRTAAQHYGGTADWDAIARLKEHVPEIPVLGNGDIWSAEDALRMVKETGCDGVVVGRGCLGRPWLFGDLVAAFEGADSFARPTLRTVSEVMLRHATLLGEWIGDETRGVIDFRKHVAWYLKGFSVGSQLRKSLAITSSLDELGAQLSELDLEQPWPDGADGPRGRTSGNNRVVLPDGWLKDPYDCSGISMEAELDTSGG, from the coding sequence ATGCGCGACAATGAACAGATGACCACGCTCTCCATCGGCCCGTACACCGTGCAGCCGCCCGTGGTGCTCGCACCCATGGCCGGCATCACCAACGCTCCGTTCCGCACCCTGTGCCGCGAGTTCAGCGGCGGCAAGGGACTGTTCGTCAGCGAGATGATCACGACGCGGGCGCTGGTCGAGCGCAACGAGAAGACCATGCAGCTCATCCACTTCGACAAGACCGAGACCCCGCGCTCGATCCAGCTCTACGGTGTGGACCCGGTCACCGTCGGCAAGGCCGTCCGCATGATCGTGGACGAGGACCTGGCCGACCACATCGACCTCAACTTCGGTTGCCCGGTGCCCAAGGTGACCCGCAAGGGCGGCGGCTCGGCCCTGCCCTACAAGCGGCCGCTGCTGCGCGCGATCCTGCACGAGGCGGTGTCGGGCGCCGGGGACCTGCCGGTCACCATGAAGATGCGCAAAGGCATCGACGACGACCACATCACCTTCCTGGACGCCGGCCGGATCGCCGTCGAGGAGGGCGTCACGGCGATCGCCCTGCACGGGCGCACCGCCGCCCAGCACTACGGCGGCACCGCCGACTGGGACGCCATCGCGCGCCTCAAGGAGCACGTCCCGGAGATCCCGGTGCTCGGCAACGGCGACATCTGGTCCGCCGAGGACGCGCTGCGCATGGTCAAGGAGACCGGTTGCGACGGCGTGGTGGTCGGCCGTGGCTGCCTGGGGCGGCCCTGGCTGTTCGGCGACCTGGTGGCCGCGTTCGAGGGCGCGGATTCGTTCGCGCGGCCCACGCTGCGCACGGTGTCCGAGGTGATGCTGCGGCACGCGACGCTGCTCGGCGAGTGGATCGGCGACGAGACCCGCGGTGTGATCGACTTCCGCAAGCACGTGGCCTGGTACCTCAAGGGGTTCTCGGTCGGCTCGCAGCTGCGCAAGAGCCTGGCGATCACCTCGTCCCTGGACGAGCTGGGCGCTCAGTTGAGCGAGCTGGATCTGGAGCAGCCGTGGCCCGACGGCGCGGACGGCCCGCGCGGCAGAACGTCCGGAAACAACCGGGTCGTCCTGCCCGACGGCTGGCTGAAGGACCCCTATGACTGCTCCGGGATCAGCATGGAAGCCGAGCTCGACACCTCGGGCGGCTGA